A DNA window from Paramormyrops kingsleyae isolate MSU_618 chromosome 10, PKINGS_0.4, whole genome shotgun sequence contains the following coding sequences:
- the LOC111834272 gene encoding homeobox protein not2-like translates to MDTAQFSWSAYGAMSSKGQGTSGVRKSSFSIEAILSRGSPEPIQRSMGTQWAPMHTAATASPMWPPAGYLTTNTPYPHFYMSYQPQDENSDVHYNNGYAASCGKLISRRNYVRRTCRRIRTIFTDEQLKKLEEVFSKQRYMTGTEKVLLASALQLSETQVKVWFQNRRTRWRKTQEDDDKTGGSTETSGTKQGASERDSGSWSP, encoded by the exons ATGGATACTGCGCAATTCAGCTGGTCAGCCTACGGCGCGATGAGCAGCAAAGGCCAGGGTACGAGCGGGGTCAGGAAAAGCTCATTCAGCATCGAGGCGATCCTCTCCCGGGGTAGCCCGGAACCCATCCAGCGGAGCATGGGGACGCAGTGGGCGCCCATGCACACAGCAGCAACCGCCTCGCCGATGTGGCCTCCAGCTGGTTACTTAACTACCAACACGCCTTATCCGCATTTTTACATGAGTTACCAGCCGCAGGACGAGAACAGCGACGTGCATTATAACAACG gaTACGCTGCTTCCTGTGGAAAATTAATATCTAGGAGGAATTACGTGCGGAGAACCTGTAGGCGGATCCGGACCATCTTCACGGACGAGCAGCTGAAGAAGCTGGAAGAAGTTTTCAGCAAGCAGCGCTACATGACAGGGACGGAGAAGGTGCTGCTGGCGTCCGCGCTGCAGCTCTCTGAGACGCAGGTCAAAGTGTGGTTCCAAAACCGGAGGACGAGGTGGAGAAAGACCCAGGAGGACGACGACAAGACTGGCGGCTCCACGGAGACCAGCGGCACCAAACAGGGCGCATCTGAACGAGACAGCGGCTCCTGGTCTCCGTAA
- the b4galt7 gene encoding beta-1,4-galactosyltransferase 7 isoform X2, whose translation MMYSSRRKPVLYFKEDRRFLSQKCTVFKLFCLCMVLVLGSLFWLQLSCSGDMSQISVEDGHLPQKPCPLGKQALTVDDPSWGPHKMALLIPFRERFEELLVFVPYMHSYLNKKKIRHKIFVINQVDHYRFNRASLINVGFLESGNDTDYVAMHDVDLLPQNEALDYGFPEEGPFHIASPELHPLYHYKTYVGGILLLTKQHYQKCNGMSNRFWGWGREDDEFYRRLKTAGLELFRPTGINTGYKTFRHIHDPAWRKRDQKRIAAQKQEQFKVDPEGGLTNLQYKVESKQELAISGAPCTVVNVELECDQNHTPWCLLN comes from the exons ATGATGTATTCTTCACGAAGAAAACCGGTTTTGTATTTCAAGGAAGACAGAAG GTTCCTGTCCCAGAAATGCACCGTGTTCAAGCTCTTTTGTCTGTGCATGGTGCTGGTGTTGGGCTCTCTCTTTTGGCTCCAGCTCAGCTGCTCTGGTGACATGAGTCAGATCTCTGTGGAGGATGGCCACCTGCCCCAGAAGCCCTGTCCGCTAGGGAAACAGGCACTTACAGTGGATGACCCATCATGGGGTCCTCACAAGATGGCGCTGCTCATCCCTTTCCGTGAGCGCTTTGAGGAGCTGCTTGTCTTCGTCCCATATATGCACTCATACCTGAACAAGAAGAAGATACGGCACAAGATTTTTGTGATCAACCAGGTGGACCACTATCG GTTTAACAGGGCCTCCCTGATCAACGTTGGCTTCCTGGAGAGTGGCAATGACACCGACTACGTTGCCATGCACGATGTGGACCTGCTGCCTCAGAACGAGGCTCTGGACTACGGCTTCCCGGAGGAGGGGCCCTTCCACATTGCCTCACCCGAGCTGCACCCCCTGTACCATTACAAGACCTACGTGGGTGGAATACTGCTGCTGACCAAACAGCATTATCAGAAG TGCAATGGGATGTCCAATCGGTTTTGGGGATGGGGTCGGGAAGATGACGAGTTCTACAGGAGGCTGAAAACAGCTGGATTAGAG CTTTTCCGGCCCACTGGCATAAATACTGGCTACAAAACCTTTCGACACATCCATGACCCAGCTTGGAGAAAGAGGGACCAGAAGAGGATCGCAGCACAGAAGCAG GAGCAGTTCAAAGTGGACCCAGAGGGCGGGCTCACCAACCTGCAGTACAAGGTGGAGTCCAAGCAGGAACTGGCCAtcagcggcgccccctgcaCAGTAGTTAATGTTGAGCTGGAGTGTGACCAGAACCATACCCCCTGGTGTCTGCTCAACTAA
- the b4galt7 gene encoding beta-1,4-galactosyltransferase 7 isoform X1 produces MMYSSRRKPVLYFKEDRRSDMQKCPSPPRNSLFLSQKCTVFKLFCLCMVLVLGSLFWLQLSCSGDMSQISVEDGHLPQKPCPLGKQALTVDDPSWGPHKMALLIPFRERFEELLVFVPYMHSYLNKKKIRHKIFVINQVDHYRFNRASLINVGFLESGNDTDYVAMHDVDLLPQNEALDYGFPEEGPFHIASPELHPLYHYKTYVGGILLLTKQHYQKCNGMSNRFWGWGREDDEFYRRLKTAGLELFRPTGINTGYKTFRHIHDPAWRKRDQKRIAAQKQEQFKVDPEGGLTNLQYKVESKQELAISGAPCTVVNVELECDQNHTPWCLLN; encoded by the exons ATGATGTATTCTTCACGAAGAAAACCGGTTTTGTATTTCAAGGAAGACAGAAG GTCCGACATGCAAAAATGCCCCTCTCCTCCCAGAAATAGTCT GTTCCTGTCCCAGAAATGCACCGTGTTCAAGCTCTTTTGTCTGTGCATGGTGCTGGTGTTGGGCTCTCTCTTTTGGCTCCAGCTCAGCTGCTCTGGTGACATGAGTCAGATCTCTGTGGAGGATGGCCACCTGCCCCAGAAGCCCTGTCCGCTAGGGAAACAGGCACTTACAGTGGATGACCCATCATGGGGTCCTCACAAGATGGCGCTGCTCATCCCTTTCCGTGAGCGCTTTGAGGAGCTGCTTGTCTTCGTCCCATATATGCACTCATACCTGAACAAGAAGAAGATACGGCACAAGATTTTTGTGATCAACCAGGTGGACCACTATCG GTTTAACAGGGCCTCCCTGATCAACGTTGGCTTCCTGGAGAGTGGCAATGACACCGACTACGTTGCCATGCACGATGTGGACCTGCTGCCTCAGAACGAGGCTCTGGACTACGGCTTCCCGGAGGAGGGGCCCTTCCACATTGCCTCACCCGAGCTGCACCCCCTGTACCATTACAAGACCTACGTGGGTGGAATACTGCTGCTGACCAAACAGCATTATCAGAAG TGCAATGGGATGTCCAATCGGTTTTGGGGATGGGGTCGGGAAGATGACGAGTTCTACAGGAGGCTGAAAACAGCTGGATTAGAG CTTTTCCGGCCCACTGGCATAAATACTGGCTACAAAACCTTTCGACACATCCATGACCCAGCTTGGAGAAAGAGGGACCAGAAGAGGATCGCAGCACAGAAGCAG GAGCAGTTCAAAGTGGACCCAGAGGGCGGGCTCACCAACCTGCAGTACAAGGTGGAGTCCAAGCAGGAACTGGCCAtcagcggcgccccctgcaCAGTAGTTAATGTTGAGCTGGAGTGTGACCAGAACCATACCCCCTGGTGTCTGCTCAACTAA
- the b4galt7 gene encoding beta-1,4-galactosyltransferase 7 isoform X3 → MVLVLGSLFWLQLSCSGDMSQISVEDGHLPQKPCPLGKQALTVDDPSWGPHKMALLIPFRERFEELLVFVPYMHSYLNKKKIRHKIFVINQVDHYRFNRASLINVGFLESGNDTDYVAMHDVDLLPQNEALDYGFPEEGPFHIASPELHPLYHYKTYVGGILLLTKQHYQKCNGMSNRFWGWGREDDEFYRRLKTAGLELFRPTGINTGYKTFRHIHDPAWRKRDQKRIAAQKQEQFKVDPEGGLTNLQYKVESKQELAISGAPCTVVNVELECDQNHTPWCLLN, encoded by the exons ATGGTGCTGGTGTTGGGCTCTCTCTTTTGGCTCCAGCTCAGCTGCTCTGGTGACATGAGTCAGATCTCTGTGGAGGATGGCCACCTGCCCCAGAAGCCCTGTCCGCTAGGGAAACAGGCACTTACAGTGGATGACCCATCATGGGGTCCTCACAAGATGGCGCTGCTCATCCCTTTCCGTGAGCGCTTTGAGGAGCTGCTTGTCTTCGTCCCATATATGCACTCATACCTGAACAAGAAGAAGATACGGCACAAGATTTTTGTGATCAACCAGGTGGACCACTATCG GTTTAACAGGGCCTCCCTGATCAACGTTGGCTTCCTGGAGAGTGGCAATGACACCGACTACGTTGCCATGCACGATGTGGACCTGCTGCCTCAGAACGAGGCTCTGGACTACGGCTTCCCGGAGGAGGGGCCCTTCCACATTGCCTCACCCGAGCTGCACCCCCTGTACCATTACAAGACCTACGTGGGTGGAATACTGCTGCTGACCAAACAGCATTATCAGAAG TGCAATGGGATGTCCAATCGGTTTTGGGGATGGGGTCGGGAAGATGACGAGTTCTACAGGAGGCTGAAAACAGCTGGATTAGAG CTTTTCCGGCCCACTGGCATAAATACTGGCTACAAAACCTTTCGACACATCCATGACCCAGCTTGGAGAAAGAGGGACCAGAAGAGGATCGCAGCACAGAAGCAG GAGCAGTTCAAAGTGGACCCAGAGGGCGGGCTCACCAACCTGCAGTACAAGGTGGAGTCCAAGCAGGAACTGGCCAtcagcggcgccccctgcaCAGTAGTTAATGTTGAGCTGGAGTGTGACCAGAACCATACCCCCTGGTGTCTGCTCAACTAA